The Kribbella amoyensis genomic sequence GAAGTACACCTGGACCCGGACGCCGAGCCGGACGTTGTCCTTGCTCACCACGGTGACCTCGTCGGCGTTGTCGGTGTCCGCGCCGGCGCCGCCGATGATGTACGAGCGCTGGTCGATCGGGTACGGGTACACCGTGTCGCCCGGGCCGATCAGCTTGTTCGTCGAGCCCGGCGGGACGACCGACTTGAACTTCTTGTCCTCGACGATGCCGCCGCCGTAGTGCAGGCCGATCTTGTTCGCGTCCGTGTCGGCGAAGTTGAACAGGTTGAACAGCACGATGATGAACACGACCAGCAGGATCAGCCCGCCGATCAGCTTGCCCTTCACCCCGCCGGTCTTCTTGATCGCGGACGGGGTCCCCAGCTTGGCCATCAGGTGTCGAGCTCCTTGCGTTCGGTCAGCCGCCGGATGTCGGCGAGCGTCAGGTCGGCGGTCAGCGCGACGTCGCGCGGGACCGACGGATGCGAGCTGAGCGTACGCAGGCCCTGCTCGGCAGCCGCGACCGCCTTCTCCAGCGCCCTGACCTCCTGGACCAGTTGCTTGCTCTCGCTGGTCAGTTCGGAGACAGCGCGCTCGGCGTCGACGGCCCGGCGGTACGACGACCACGCGAACCAGGCGGTTCCGATCAGCAGGAGCAGCACGGGCAAACCAAGCCGGATCATGTCCCCATGGGATCACGGATCCGGCCTGTTCACCGGCGGCGAAAACTGGTTGAAGGCGATCGGGCCGGGAGATAGGTTTTCAGTACACGCGAAGGGAGGTGGTCCAACGCATGAATTGCTATCGGACTCGTGAGGTGGCGGCGGGCTGACCGCCAACCACTGAAGTCAAGTGGGCAAGTGGTCGGCAATCCAACGCCAGCCACCGGACCCGCAGGCAGTCAGGAAAGTCCGCCTGACCCAGCGTTCGGCCACCCGGTCGTGTCTCTGGAAGTGTCTGCGGGTCTCTTTTTTTGCCCGGCTCCGGGCCCGGTCACTCGGCCGGCGGGCAGTCCAGGCCGAGCGCCTCGCCGATCTCCCGCAGCTGCGCCTCGAAGTACGCGCCGGCGTCTTCGAGGGCCCAGTGCAACTGCCCGAAGACCTCCATGCAGATCAGCCCGTACAGCCGGGTCCAGTAGTTCAGCGCCAGGTACACCGCGCCGGCCGGAATCCCGTCGAAGAAGTCCGACTTCTCCCGGAGCTGCTCGACCAGGACCGGGCCGAGGTCCTCGTCCGGCGGACTCGGGAACGGCTGCTGGTGGTACACCTGCGCGACCAGGTCCTTGAACACGGCCCCGAACCGCATCGCGGCCTGGTGGCTCTCGGTCAGCTCGTGCCGCTCGTCGTCGAGATTCGGCACCGGCGCCCCGAACAGCAGCCCGAACTCGGCCGGATGCGCCAGCGCCCAGTCGCGCAGCCCGCCGGCCACCAGGAACAGCTGCTCGCCCAGGTCCTCGCTGGTGTCGCGGGCCTGCTCCAGGTACTCGGTGAGGTCGCCGTACAGGTCGGCGATCAGCGCGCTGACCAGGTCGTCGTGGCTGCCGAAGTACCGGTACAGCGCGGGAGCGCTGAGGCCGAGCTCACGGGCGACCGCCCGCAGACCGACCGCCTGGGCGCCGCCTTCGACCAGCAGTTTGCGCGCCGCGACCTTGATCTCCACGACCGTCGCGGCCCGTTGCCGGTCCCGCCGGGTGCCGAGTTCCACACTCACCTTCCTTGACAACTGCACGGGCTCGCCGCCTAGAGTGAACACCGTTAACTGTTAACACCGTTCACCCTTGCGACCACTGTTCAATGTACCGCTCTGGGGAGGGTTCGTGTTCGAGAAGCTCGGCCGGTTCGGGTACCGGCGCCGTCGGCTGGTGCTCGCCCTGACCGGGGTCTTCGTGATCGCCGCGGTCGTCTGGGGGACCGGCGTGTTCGGCTCCCTGGCCAACGGCGGCTTCGAGGCGCCCGACACCGAGGCGGCCCGCGCCGTCCGGACCATCGAGCAGACCGTCGGCCGGACCGGGACCGACGTGATCGTGCTCTACCGGGACCCCGCGCGGACCGTCGCGGACCCGGGCTTCCGGCAAGGAGTCGAGCAGCATCTCGCGGGCCTGCCGACGACCGATGTGGTCCGCACCTCGACGTACTGGAGCACCCGCTCCCCCGCGTTCGTGTCGAAGGACCAGCACTCGACGTACGCCGTGGTCACGCTGACCGGCGCGGATCCGGAGGAGCGGCTGAGCGCGTTCCACCGGATCGACGACCGGCTCCGGCAGGCCCCGGCCGGGCTGGACGTCAAGGTCGGCGGTGAAGTGGCCGTGTTCGACGAGGTGAACACGCAGACCGAGCACGACATCGTCCAGGCCGAGTCGATCTCGCTGCCGATCGTGCTGGTCCTGCTGGTCGTCGTGTTCGGCGGCCTGGTCGCGGCCGGCCTGCCGCTGTTCGTCGGCGGACTCGCGATCCTCGGCGCGTTCGTCGTCCTGCGCGCGCTGAGCACGTTCACCGACGTGTCGATCTTCTCGATCAACATCGTCACGATGATCGGTCTCGGCCTGGCGATCGACTACGCGCTGTTCATCGTCACCCGGTTCCGCGAGCAACTCGCGGCCGGCGACGACGTCGAGAGCGCGCTGGTCACCACGATGAGCACGGCCGGCCGGACGGTCGCCTTCTCCGGGATCACGGTCGGCGTGGCGATCTCGAGCCTGGTGCTGTTCCCGGTGATGTTCCTGCGCTCGATGGCGTACGGCGGGGCCGCGGCGGTCCTGGTCGCGATGGTCGCCGCGTTGACCGCGTTGCCCGCACTGCTCGCCGTGCTGGGTCATCGGGTGAACAAGCTGAGGCTGCCCTGGCTCTCGCGAAGCACCGGTCCCGCGGCGGAGCACGGCGCGTGGTACCGGCTCGCGCACAGCGTGATGCGGCGCCCGGTGCGGTACGTGGTGATCCTGGTTCCGTTGCTGCTGATCCTCGGAATCCCTTTCCTGCAAGCGCAACTGGGCGGGGTCGACCATCGCGCGTTGCCGGCCGGTGCGACCAGCCGGACCGTCACGGAGACGCTGCAGTCGGACTTCGCCGGTGCGGGTGGTTCCGAGGTCCTGGTGGCTGTGCGGTTCGCGACGCCGCCTGCCGATCCCGCGGCCGCGCTCGCGCCGTACATCGGTCGGTTGCAGCAGGTGGGCGAGGTCGAGGACGTCCGGCTCGGTGGATACAAGGACGGCGTCGCGTCGGTCGTCGTGCACACCCACTACACCGCGCAGGAGCTCCCGGCTCGCGACGTGGTGAAGGGGGTCCGCGCGATCGATCCGCCCGCGGGGACGTCGGCCGAGGTCGGCGGCGAGACCGCTGCGCTGATGGACCTGCTGCACGTCCTGGCCGAGCGGACGCCGTGGATGGCCGGGTTCATCATCGTGATCACGTTCGTCCTGCTGTTCGTTGCCTTCGGCTCCGTCGTACTGCCGGCCAAGGCGTTGCTGATGAACGTGCTGTCGCTGTCGGCGTCGTTCGGCGCGATGGTGTGGATCTTCCAGGACGGCAACCTGTCCGGGCTGCTCGACTTCACCCCGGCCGGGTTCCTGGACGCGACGAACCCGGTGCTGTTGTTCGCCGTCCTGTTCGGGTTGTCGATGGACTACGAGGTGTTCCTGCTCAGCCGGATCCGGGAGGAGTACGACCGGACCGGCGACAACACCCGCGCCGTGGCCCTCGGGCTGCAGCGCACCGGCGGGATCATCACCAGCGCGGCGTTGCTGCTGATCATCGTGGTGGCCGCGTTCGCGACCTCGGGCATCGTGTTCGTGAAGATGATCGGAGTGGGGCTGGTGATCGCGATCCTGCTCGACGCGACCGTGGTCCGCGCGCTGCTGGTGCCCGCGACGATGCGGCTGCTCGGCCGGGCGAACTGGTGGGCGCCGGCGCCGCTGGCGAAGTGGTGGCAGCGGCACGGCTTCCGCGAGTCGGGCGAGCCCGCTCAGGGTTGGAGCCGGACCAGCTCCCACGCGGAGGACGAGTTGGCCCGGCGGTAGGCCAGCCGGTCGTGCAACCGGCCGACGCGGCCCTGCCAGAACTCGAACGCGGCCGGCTCGATCCGGTAACCACCCCAGAAGTACGGGGCGGTGATCTCGGTTCCCTCGGGCCACTGCCGCTCGTACGACTCGTACTGCAGGTCGAGCTCCTCACGGGACTCGACCGGCTGGGACTGCTGCGAGGCCCAGGCCCCGAGCTGGGACTCGCGGGGCCGGCTCGCGAAGTACGCGTCGACCTCTTCGGCCGGGAGCTTGGTGGCGGTGCCTTCGACGCGGACCTGGCGCTCCATCGCGTGCCACGGGAAGACCAGTGCACAGGCCGGGTTCGCGGCGAGGTCGTCCGCCTTGCGGGACTGCTGATTGGTGTAGAAGACGAAGCCGCGCTCGTCCAGGCCCTTCAGCAGGACTGTCCGGGCCGACGGCTTGCCCTCGGCATCGACCGTGGCGAGCACCATCGCATTCGGCTCGGTCAGGCCCGCCTCGGTGGCCTGGGCGAGCCACACGCCGAACTGCTTGACCGGATCCGCGTCGACCTGGCTCTCGAGGAGTTCACCGAGGCCGTACGTCTGCCGCATCTCTGCAAGGTCCACAGAGTCGAGATTAGTACGGTCGCTGCTGCTGACCTGGCCCGTGCGGAGGTTGACCCGGCTGGCCCTGGTAGGGCTGGGTCGGCCACGGACCGGCCTGCTGTTGCGGCTGGCCGGGATAGCCGCCGTAGCGGTTCGGCGTGTCCTGGAGCTGCTGCGGGCGGCGCGTGTCGGAGACCCAGCGAGCGATCCCGGCGATGAGCAGGAGGACGCCGACGAAGATGAGCGAGCCATCGAAGAACAGGTAACCCGGAAGCGGTCTGCTGCCCGGGACCTTGAACAGCTCCATCAGGTCGAACGCGGTCCTCGGTGGCAGCAACTGGGTGGCCAGCCCGACCACGCCCATCAGCGCCCCGGCACCGACCAGGACACCGGCCCCGATCGGCCGCACCGCGACCAGCAGCCCGACGACCACGGCGACGGCCAGCAGGAGCGCGAGCCAGGGCAGGCTCTTGACCAGATCGGTCTCGAGTCGGACGGCGCGGGTCACGGCCAGCCGAGTCCCGGCGTACGAGACAGCGGTCGTCGCCACCCAGCCGGCCACGACACCGACGACCACACCGAGGAGCGGGTTCGGTTTGCTCATGCCGATGAGCGTAGACCGCCAGGCGGTCACGGGTCTGTCGGCGCGGTGAGGCGGCGAACTATGCTGCCTGGGCGCCTGACGGACACAGAGGAGTGGCATGTCGGATCCGAAAACCGAAGTTCAGCACGGTCTCGAGGGGGTCGTCGCGTTCGACACTCAGATCGCCGAGCCGGACAAGGAGGGGTCGGCACTGCGCTATCGCGGCGTCGACATCGAGGATCTGGTCGGCCGGGTGCCGTTCGAGAACGTCTGGGGCCTGCTGGTGGACGGCGCGTTCACCCCGGGCCTGCCGCCGGCCGAACCGTTCCCGCTGCCGGTACACACCGGTGACGTCCGGGTCGACGTGCAGTCCGCGCTCGCCATGCTCGCCCCGGCCTGGGGACTGCGGCCGCTGTACGACATCGACGACACGCAGGCCCGCGAGGACCTGTCCCGCGCCGCGGTGATGGCGCTGTCGTACGTCGCCCAGGCAGCTCGTGGCATCGGGCAACCAATGGTGCCGCAGCGCGAGGTGGACAAGGCGAAGACGATCACCGAGCGGTTCATGATCCGCTGGCGTGGTGAGCCCGACCCGAAGCATGTGCAGGCGGTCGACGCGTACTGGACGTCCGCGGCCGAGCACGGCATGAACGCCTCCACGTTCACCGCCCGGGTGATCGCCTCGACCGGTGCCGACGTCGCGGCCGCGCTGTCCGGTGCGGTCGGCGCGATGTCCGGCCCGCTGCACGGCGGCGCCCCGGCCCGGGTGCTGACGATGATCGAGGGTGTGGAGAAGAGCGGCGACGCCCGCGCGTACGTGAAGGGCCTGCTGGACCAGGGTGAGCGGCTGATGGGCTTCGGGCACCGGGTGTACCGGGCCGAAGATCC encodes the following:
- a CDS encoding TetR/AcrR family transcriptional regulator yields the protein MELGTRRDRQRAATVVEIKVAARKLLVEGGAQAVGLRAVARELGLSAPALYRYFGSHDDLVSALIADLYGDLTEYLEQARDTSEDLGEQLFLVAGGLRDWALAHPAEFGLLFGAPVPNLDDERHELTESHQAAMRFGAVFKDLVAQVYHQQPFPSPPDEDLGPVLVEQLREKSDFFDGIPAGAVYLALNYWTRLYGLICMEVFGQLHWALEDAGAYFEAQLREIGEALGLDCPPAE
- a CDS encoding MMPL family transporter, whose product is MFEKLGRFGYRRRRLVLALTGVFVIAAVVWGTGVFGSLANGGFEAPDTEAARAVRTIEQTVGRTGTDVIVLYRDPARTVADPGFRQGVEQHLAGLPTTDVVRTSTYWSTRSPAFVSKDQHSTYAVVTLTGADPEERLSAFHRIDDRLRQAPAGLDVKVGGEVAVFDEVNTQTEHDIVQAESISLPIVLVLLVVVFGGLVAAGLPLFVGGLAILGAFVVLRALSTFTDVSIFSINIVTMIGLGLAIDYALFIVTRFREQLAAGDDVESALVTTMSTAGRTVAFSGITVGVAISSLVLFPVMFLRSMAYGGAAAVLVAMVAALTALPALLAVLGHRVNKLRLPWLSRSTGPAAEHGAWYRLAHSVMRRPVRYVVILVPLLLILGIPFLQAQLGGVDHRALPAGATSRTVTETLQSDFAGAGGSEVLVAVRFATPPADPAAALAPYIGRLQQVGEVEDVRLGGYKDGVASVVVHTHYTAQELPARDVVKGVRAIDPPAGTSAEVGGETAALMDLLHVLAERTPWMAGFIIVITFVLLFVAFGSVVLPAKALLMNVLSLSASFGAMVWIFQDGNLSGLLDFTPAGFLDATNPVLLFAVLFGLSMDYEVFLLSRIREEYDRTGDNTRAVALGLQRTGGIITSAALLLIIVVAAFATSGIVFVKMIGVGLVIAILLDATVVRALLVPATMRLLGRANWWAPAPLAKWWQRHGFRESGEPAQGWSRTSSHAEDELARR
- the pdxH gene encoding pyridoxamine 5'-phosphate oxidase encodes the protein MDLAEMRQTYGLGELLESQVDADPVKQFGVWLAQATEAGLTEPNAMVLATVDAEGKPSARTVLLKGLDERGFVFYTNQQSRKADDLAANPACALVFPWHAMERQVRVEGTATKLPAEEVDAYFASRPRESQLGAWASQQSQPVESREELDLQYESYERQWPEGTEITAPYFWGGYRIEPAAFEFWQGRVGRLHDRLAYRRANSSSAWELVRLQP
- a CDS encoding citrate synthase 2, which produces MSDPKTEVQHGLEGVVAFDTQIAEPDKEGSALRYRGVDIEDLVGRVPFENVWGLLVDGAFTPGLPPAEPFPLPVHTGDVRVDVQSALAMLAPAWGLRPLYDIDDTQAREDLSRAAVMALSYVAQAARGIGQPMVPQREVDKAKTITERFMIRWRGEPDPKHVQAVDAYWTSAAEHGMNASTFTARVIASTGADVAAALSGAVGAMSGPLHGGAPARVLTMIEGVEKSGDARAYVKGLLDQGERLMGFGHRVYRAEDPRARVLRRTARELGAPRYAVAEALEQAALTELRERRPDRVLETNVEFWAAIVLDFAEVPPPMFTSMFTCARTAGWSAHVLEQKRTGRLIRPSAIYSGPATRPATSIEGWNPDWA